A stretch of the Pseudomonas helvetica genome encodes the following:
- a CDS encoding TetR/AcrR family transcriptional regulator: protein MAQNKTAEGKGRGRPRAYDPQTALQQALGVFWSTGYSGASLDSIATAAGMNRPSLYAAFGDKHALYIKALEQYWEFAAAAMHEALTDNALTLEQALMRFYEGQLSIYFSGEGQPRGCFAIGTATTEAVEDAEIRDVLSDRLSRLDAELETRLRAAIDSGELKSDADPAALAVLASSLLHSISIRARAGKSREELTELARNAVSVICG from the coding sequence ATGGCACAAAATAAAACTGCAGAGGGCAAAGGCCGTGGCCGCCCTCGCGCGTATGACCCGCAGACAGCGCTGCAGCAGGCGCTTGGGGTTTTCTGGAGCACCGGATATTCCGGCGCGTCTCTGGATAGCATCGCAACGGCGGCCGGCATGAATCGCCCAAGCCTCTATGCGGCATTCGGTGACAAGCACGCGCTCTACATCAAAGCGCTTGAGCAGTATTGGGAATTTGCCGCGGCGGCCATGCATGAGGCGCTGACAGACAACGCGCTGACACTCGAGCAGGCGTTGATGCGTTTCTATGAGGGGCAATTGTCGATCTACTTCTCGGGCGAAGGCCAACCGCGCGGCTGTTTTGCGATTGGTACGGCGACGACCGAGGCCGTCGAGGATGCTGAAATACGCGACGTGCTTTCGGATCGGTTGAGCAGGCTCGATGCTGAACTCGAAACGCGTCTGCGGGCAGCGATCGATTCCGGCGAGTTGAAAAGCGATGCCGACCCTGCAGCCCTTGCCGTACTCGCGTCATCCCTGCTGCACAGCATTTCGATACGTGCCCGGGCGGGCAAATCCCGCGAAGAATTAACGGAACTTGCACGCAATGCGGTCAGCGTGATCTGCGGTTGA
- the mug gene encoding G/U mismatch-specific DNA glycosylase: MAGERLEDILAERLAVIFCGINPGMTAAAQGHHFAGRGNRFWRTLHLAGFTPEEVRPEHDQTILQYQCGLTAVVERPTARADQLSTHEFIAAAADFEQKITRYAPRFVAFLGKAAYSALSGQREIAWGLQSKTFGNASVWVLPNPSGRNRAFTQDQLVGAYRQLCLAAGSDRFSG; encoded by the coding sequence ATGGCGGGTGAAAGACTCGAAGATATTCTTGCCGAGCGGCTTGCCGTGATTTTCTGTGGCATCAATCCGGGCATGACGGCCGCCGCCCAGGGGCATCATTTTGCGGGTCGCGGCAATCGCTTCTGGCGCACACTGCATCTCGCCGGTTTTACGCCGGAGGAAGTACGCCCGGAACACGATCAGACGATCTTGCAGTATCAGTGTGGGTTAACCGCAGTGGTCGAACGGCCAACGGCGCGGGCGGATCAGCTGTCTACACATGAGTTCATCGCTGCCGCAGCGGATTTTGAACAAAAGATCACACGCTATGCACCACGCTTTGTGGCGTTTCTCGGCAAAGCCGCATACAGCGCATTATCCGGTCAACGAGAAATTGCATGGGGGCTTCAGTCAAAGACCTTTGGTAATGCCTCGGTCTGGGTCCTGCCCAATCCCAGTGGACGAAATCGCGCGTTCACGCAGGATCAACTGGTCGGTGCTTACCGCCAACTCTGCCTGGCAGCAGGTTCGGATCGGTTTTCCGGTTGA
- a CDS encoding DHA2 family efflux MFS transporter permease subunit gives MSATLAGNPAGEGSRTLRFAALLATYMQSANLPLPNAALRFIQGALSMTDDQAGWVFTSYLAASAVTLPIAQWLAGRYGLKVVYQAAIALFVLGLLLAMQATTPLEFVGARIIQGAASGLLAPLSMAIAMETLPPARRTKFASMFTAIVLLGIVSGPSIGGWVCEHYDWRSIFSISLPLTAFIFVVVTLLLAEKKAEKSPPFDFFGVGTFTLGMIGLQMLLDRGERLDWFASPEIWLEALAGALGLYLFVVHVLTAKVHFLNKNLFKDRNFVLSTIIFFALGFVLLPTMALTSPMLDEILGYPPDTTGYLTIPRGVGLVGAFLLMGRVPARIDSRLFVAVGVALVAYANWLMLGYSPLMDWWPVAVAGALQGIGLGILMPAISKVAFSTLDPRFRPEGTGFFNLARVYGSTLGVAIVQVFFFNNTQTMHVALASHLTPYRAAAHSMTASTSLQALGGLNEMITGQAAFIAVIGQFKILMLAMLVVSPLVVFLRKPVPTN, from the coding sequence ATGAGCGCCACTCTTGCTGGAAATCCGGCGGGAGAGGGCTCGCGCACGCTCAGGTTCGCCGCATTGCTCGCGACCTATATGCAGTCGGCGAACCTGCCTTTGCCGAATGCCGCACTGAGGTTTATTCAGGGCGCCTTGTCGATGACCGATGACCAGGCTGGCTGGGTATTCACTTCATACCTCGCGGCGAGCGCCGTTACCCTGCCGATTGCGCAGTGGCTCGCCGGACGCTACGGCTTGAAGGTTGTGTATCAAGCCGCGATAGCCTTGTTCGTCCTTGGCTTGTTGCTCGCCATGCAGGCAACGACTCCGCTGGAGTTCGTCGGTGCGCGCATCATTCAAGGCGCCGCGAGTGGCTTGCTGGCACCGCTTTCGATGGCCATTGCCATGGAGACACTGCCACCTGCGCGGCGCACGAAATTCGCTTCGATGTTCACGGCCATTGTGCTCTTGGGCATCGTCAGCGGTCCGAGTATCGGTGGCTGGGTCTGCGAGCATTACGACTGGCGCTCGATTTTCTCCATCAGCCTTCCGCTAACGGCGTTTATCTTCGTGGTGGTGACGTTGTTGCTGGCCGAGAAAAAGGCTGAGAAAAGTCCGCCTTTCGACTTCTTCGGCGTCGGCACCTTCACGCTGGGAATGATCGGGTTGCAAATGCTGCTCGACCGCGGCGAGCGTCTGGACTGGTTCGCTTCGCCCGAGATCTGGCTGGAAGCGCTGGCAGGTGCACTGGGGCTCTACCTGTTCGTTGTTCATGTGCTGACCGCGAAGGTGCATTTCCTCAACAAAAACTTGTTCAAAGACCGCAATTTCGTGCTGTCGACGATCATCTTTTTCGCACTGGGTTTTGTGCTGTTGCCAACGATGGCCCTGACATCGCCGATGCTGGATGAAATTCTCGGATACCCACCTGACACGACCGGCTACCTGACGATACCGCGAGGTGTCGGGCTTGTCGGTGCATTTCTGTTGATGGGCCGGGTTCCTGCTCGGATCGACTCGCGACTCTTTGTTGCCGTGGGCGTGGCGCTGGTGGCGTATGCCAACTGGCTGATGCTTGGCTATTCGCCGTTGATGGACTGGTGGCCCGTGGCGGTGGCCGGTGCACTCCAGGGCATCGGCCTCGGCATCTTGATGCCGGCGATCAGTAAGGTGGCTTTCAGCACGCTCGATCCCAGGTTCCGCCCGGAAGGTACCGGTTTTTTCAATCTGGCCCGTGTCTATGGCAGCACCCTCGGCGTTGCCATCGTGCAAGTGTTCTTCTTCAACAACACGCAAACGATGCACGTGGCGCTGGCAAGCCATCTGACGCCTTATCGCGCCGCGGCACATTCCATGACGGCGTCGACGTCCTTGCAAGCACTCGGGGGGCTTAACGAAATGATCACCGGCCAGGCGGCTTTTATCGCGGTTATCGGCCAGTTCAAGATTTTGATGCTGGCGATGCTGGTGGTGAGCCCACTGGTTGTCTTTCTTCGCAAACCCGTTCCGACCAACTAG
- a CDS encoding DMT family transporter produces MSAPRVDRSLQGIGLCTLGYAFLALQDASIKWLVADYSVVSILFWRSLVVVLACLLAGRLRLVQRVWRSPSRRLLVVRGLLSLVAWLLYYTAARDLTLAEMTTLYFSAPIMVTVLAVVILKERASGWQWFTLVIGFVGVMIACRPSNMTEPLPIVLTLLAAMCWAFTYIQLRQVDDQTSVLEQMLITNGVFVICMMLALPWTHTPSPTSAWLGMLGAGLVGGIGQFLLFASFQRATAILLAPFEYTGLVWAFLLSNLVWGTLMDESLMIGAGLIAVSGTLAMIVGRHPAQDVVGAECSVTQPLYPATTDSELVGGAEGFGAQASLDPESVEHRGQQS; encoded by the coding sequence ATGAGCGCGCCACGGGTTGACCGGTCGTTGCAGGGCATCGGCCTGTGCACCTTGGGTTACGCATTTCTGGCGTTGCAGGATGCGAGCATCAAGTGGTTGGTGGCCGACTACTCGGTGGTCAGCATCCTGTTCTGGCGCAGCCTCGTGGTGGTACTCGCCTGTCTGCTGGCCGGACGCCTGCGGCTGGTTCAACGGGTCTGGCGTTCACCGAGCCGGCGCTTGCTGGTGGTGCGCGGGTTGCTGTCGCTTGTTGCCTGGCTGCTGTATTACACGGCAGCCCGGGACCTGACTCTGGCGGAGATGACCACGCTGTATTTTTCGGCACCGATCATGGTCACGGTGCTGGCGGTCGTCATCCTCAAGGAACGTGCCAGCGGCTGGCAGTGGTTCACCCTGGTCATCGGCTTTGTCGGCGTGATGATTGCCTGTCGCCCCAGCAATATGACCGAGCCCTTGCCGATCGTGCTGACGCTGTTGGCAGCGATGTGCTGGGCCTTCACCTACATCCAGTTGCGGCAGGTGGATGACCAGACGTCAGTGCTGGAACAGATGCTGATCACCAATGGGGTGTTTGTCATTTGCATGATGCTGGCGTTGCCTTGGACCCACACTCCGTCGCCGACTTCGGCCTGGCTGGGGATGCTGGGTGCCGGGTTGGTGGGCGGTATCGGGCAGTTCTTGCTGTTCGCCAGTTTTCAGCGGGCCACGGCGATTTTGCTGGCGCCGTTCGAGTACACCGGGTTGGTCTGGGCGTTCCTGCTATCGAATCTGGTCTGGGGCACGCTGATGGATGAGTCGCTGATGATTGGCGCCGGGCTGATCGCGGTCAGCGGCACCCTGGCCATGATCGTTGGCCGTCACCCGGCACAAGACGTCGTCGGCGCCGAATGCTCCGTGACGCAACCCCTTTATCCCGCAACAACCGACAGCGAGCTCGTTGGCGGGGCTGAAGGTTTCGGGGCTCAGGCATCCCTCGATCCAGAGTCCGTCGAGCATCGGGGTCAACAGTCATGA
- a CDS encoding HlyD family secretion protein, with translation MTRQFDIPASQTFEHPGPNQADRPIKKPFKEKLRPLLMVGVPALVAAVGYSHYVTGEPYVSTDNAYARVAKASINARVSGQVVEIAVEDNQPVRKGQVLFRINPEPFQIAINRAEAQLSVARLRIDGLKASYRQQQAELQSAKESADFDQREFARKKALVATEFVSRAIYERADTDLKVARQRIASIEQQIASTVVALNGNPDIEADKHPMVREAKAQLDEAQLYLSYATVYAPQDGIVAKVDDLQVGNYVNSGAPAFALLSDRQIWVEANFRETEVTHMRRGQEATISVDTYPDHVFKAHVTSMSPGAGSDFALLPPENATGNWVKVVQRVPVRLELDEVDPALPLFSGTSATVKVDTGYRTPWWHPLKALLTAGTDR, from the coding sequence ATGACCAGACAGTTCGACATTCCAGCTTCGCAAACCTTCGAGCACCCAGGGCCGAACCAGGCCGACAGGCCCATCAAGAAACCGTTTAAAGAGAAGTTGCGACCACTCCTTATGGTGGGTGTTCCTGCTCTCGTCGCAGCGGTTGGGTACTCACACTATGTGACGGGCGAGCCCTACGTTTCGACCGATAACGCCTATGCCCGAGTAGCGAAGGCGTCGATCAACGCCCGCGTTTCCGGACAAGTTGTCGAAATCGCGGTCGAGGACAATCAGCCTGTTCGCAAGGGCCAGGTGCTGTTTCGGATCAACCCGGAGCCGTTCCAGATCGCGATTAACCGCGCAGAAGCGCAACTGAGCGTCGCGCGGCTTCGCATCGATGGGCTCAAGGCAAGCTACCGCCAGCAGCAGGCGGAACTGCAATCGGCCAAAGAGTCGGCGGATTTCGACCAGCGGGAATTTGCCCGCAAGAAAGCCCTGGTCGCCACCGAGTTCGTCTCGCGCGCCATTTACGAGCGTGCAGACACCGACCTTAAAGTTGCCCGGCAACGAATAGCGTCGATCGAACAGCAGATCGCCAGCACGGTCGTTGCCTTGAACGGCAATCCGGACATCGAAGCCGATAAACACCCGATGGTGCGCGAGGCCAAGGCTCAGCTCGACGAAGCGCAGCTTTATCTCTCGTACGCGACGGTGTATGCGCCGCAGGATGGCATCGTGGCCAAGGTCGACGATTTGCAGGTTGGCAACTACGTCAACAGCGGTGCGCCGGCCTTTGCTTTGCTGTCCGATCGCCAGATCTGGGTGGAGGCCAACTTCCGTGAAACGGAAGTGACCCATATGCGTCGGGGCCAGGAAGCAACCATCAGTGTCGATACGTACCCTGATCACGTATTCAAGGCCCACGTGACCAGCATGAGTCCGGGCGCCGGGTCGGACTTCGCACTGCTGCCACCGGAAAATGCGACCGGCAACTGGGTCAAGGTTGTCCAGCGGGTACCGGTTCGACTCGAACTCGATGAAGTGGATCCTGCTCTGCCGCTTTTCTCGGGTACCAGTGCCACGGTCAAAGTCGACACCGGGTATCGCACGCCTTGGTGGCACCCACTCAAGGCTCTGTTGACCGCAGGTACCGACCGATGA
- a CDS encoding succinylglutamate desuccinylase/aspartoacylase family protein yields MAQDISFAVRNNNGDAVRVGVWRFEGNGDGPKVHLQAGVHADEIAGMLVLHLLMQRLHIAEAEGRLKGSVTVVPQANPLGIGQFRHGRILGRFHDATGHNFNRSFDQSTAMARPSTPVQAWQKSLVQLAATADLMLDLHTDDEAMPYLYVHRSFWPRGRELAAAMKMAVAIIWDDGGDGSFEETIIAPWLRDGVTDQHLAATLELRGQGDVSDRFAEQDAAGLYAWLCACGVIDEPLSPGDWPVEAIEMSHMETILAPQPGVLIFEKDLGDFVEEGQRFARILGRPGDPSSEVLLFAEQAGRMVTRYRDRLVQQGMVVAKFTGTRVSRNWSGGLLDPN; encoded by the coding sequence ATGGCGCAGGACATTTCGTTCGCAGTTCGGAACAATAACGGCGACGCGGTGCGGGTCGGCGTGTGGCGATTCGAGGGCAATGGCGACGGGCCGAAAGTGCACCTGCAGGCGGGGGTTCACGCCGATGAAATCGCCGGGATGCTGGTCCTGCACCTGTTGATGCAGCGACTCCATATCGCCGAGGCCGAGGGCCGGCTCAAGGGCAGTGTGACCGTGGTGCCCCAGGCCAATCCCCTGGGCATCGGACAGTTTCGCCATGGGCGAATACTCGGTCGGTTTCACGACGCCACCGGCCATAACTTCAACCGTTCATTCGACCAGTCGACAGCGATGGCTCGGCCTTCGACTCCTGTCCAGGCCTGGCAAAAAAGCCTGGTACAACTGGCGGCTACGGCGGACTTAATGCTCGATCTGCACACCGATGACGAGGCAATGCCGTACCTCTATGTTCACCGCAGTTTCTGGCCACGTGGCCGTGAACTGGCGGCGGCGATGAAGATGGCGGTGGCGATCATCTGGGATGACGGTGGCGATGGCTCCTTCGAGGAAACCATCATTGCGCCCTGGCTGCGCGATGGCGTCACCGATCAGCACCTGGCGGCGACCCTGGAGTTGCGTGGGCAGGGCGATGTCAGCGACCGGTTTGCCGAGCAGGATGCTGCGGGGCTATACGCCTGGCTTTGCGCGTGCGGGGTGATCGATGAGCCGCTGTCGCCAGGCGATTGGCCTGTCGAGGCGATAGAGATGAGCCACATGGAGACCATTCTCGCGCCGCAGCCCGGGGTGCTGATCTTTGAAAAGGATCTGGGCGATTTCGTCGAAGAAGGGCAGCGGTTTGCGCGGATTCTGGGGCGTCCGGGTGATCCATCTTCCGAAGTGCTGCTGTTTGCCGAGCAAGCGGGGCGGATGGTGACACGCTATCGGGACCGGCTTGTGCAACAGGGCATGGTGGTGGCGAAATTCACCGGAACTCGGGTGTCGCGTAACTGGAGTGGAGGATTGTTGGACCCGAACTAG
- a CDS encoding LysR family transcriptional regulator, giving the protein MPRHFDDVQLGSIELFCLAVEFESFTAAAQAAGVTPAAVSRSVSRLEERLAVRLFVRTTRQIRLTEAGRVYYEQCRQALTQLVDAERKVTGQQQAPSGELRISAPTPYAHFRLLPRLAEFRRRYPLVKVVVHVSNRNIDFAEEGYDLAIRGRAPDDSALIARTLENAELVVVASPEYLRQHGIPQALSDLESHDCIQFELPSSGRNVPWTFIVDQRSVSVNTSGNTTCLEDYLATITMARHGAGIVQSYRFTVQAQIESGELVEVLGEFGGATRPFMLLYPHARYLPMKVRALIDFLTAPESVH; this is encoded by the coding sequence ATGCCCCGGCATTTTGACGATGTGCAACTCGGCAGCATTGAGCTGTTCTGTTTAGCCGTTGAGTTTGAGAGTTTCACTGCCGCCGCACAGGCCGCCGGTGTGACGCCTGCCGCCGTGAGCCGCTCGGTGTCACGCCTGGAGGAGCGTCTGGCGGTGCGCTTGTTTGTACGCACCACCCGGCAGATACGCCTGACCGAGGCAGGTCGGGTCTATTACGAGCAATGCCGGCAAGCGTTGACTCAACTGGTTGACGCGGAACGTAAAGTGACGGGCCAGCAGCAGGCGCCCTCAGGGGAATTGCGCATCAGCGCACCGACGCCCTATGCGCATTTTCGATTGCTACCACGCCTTGCCGAGTTTCGTCGACGCTATCCACTGGTCAAGGTAGTCGTGCACGTCAGTAACCGGAACATCGATTTCGCTGAGGAAGGTTACGATCTGGCGATCCGTGGTCGAGCGCCCGATGACTCGGCGCTGATTGCGCGCACACTCGAGAATGCGGAGCTGGTGGTCGTAGCCTCTCCCGAGTACCTTCGGCAGCATGGCATTCCGCAGGCACTGTCGGACCTGGAATCACACGATTGCATTCAATTTGAACTGCCCAGCAGCGGAAGGAATGTGCCGTGGACCTTCATCGTCGATCAACGGTCGGTGAGCGTGAACACCTCTGGAAATACCACCTGCCTTGAGGATTATCTGGCAACGATCACGATGGCCAGACACGGCGCCGGGATCGTGCAGTCGTACCGGTTTACCGTTCAGGCGCAAATCGAAAGCGGTGAACTGGTCGAGGTACTCGGGGAGTTTGGTGGCGCTACCCGCCCCTTCATGTTGCTGTATCCCCATGCCCGCTATCTACCGATGAAAGTCAGAGCGCTGATTGATTTCTTGACGGCCCCAGAGTCAGTTCATTGA